From Synoicihabitans lomoniglobus, the proteins below share one genomic window:
- the fabD gene encoding ACP S-malonyltransferase, translating to MATALLFAGQGAQKVGMGKTLYDASDVVRALYDEADRVLGWELSKLSFEGPAEALTETKVCQPALFVHGLALHAVLKEQGKLGEVTMALGLSLGELTAYCAAGVYDFSTGLRIVAERGRLMQEACEQTTGTMAAVIGESREAVNALCADFDVQAANFNAPGQIIISGEQAKVAAAVEAGKARGMKRVLPLNVAGAYHSRLMEPAREKFAAYLADIPFAAPQLKVFTNTTGAAVSDPVAIKEALVKQVVSSVLWEDCVRAAVAAGAGPLWELGPGKVLAGMAKRTEREWVVNSFAEFEDFSA from the coding sequence ATGGCTACAGCGCTTTTATTTGCCGGACAGGGTGCCCAGAAAGTGGGCATGGGGAAAACGCTCTACGACGCATCCGACGTAGTGCGAGCACTTTATGATGAGGCCGACCGTGTCCTCGGCTGGGAGTTGTCGAAGCTCTCGTTCGAGGGACCCGCCGAGGCGCTGACCGAGACCAAAGTCTGCCAGCCGGCCCTCTTCGTGCACGGACTCGCACTTCATGCCGTGCTGAAAGAGCAGGGGAAGCTGGGCGAGGTCACCATGGCTCTGGGCCTGAGCCTGGGCGAACTCACCGCCTACTGTGCCGCCGGGGTTTACGACTTTTCGACCGGCTTGCGGATCGTCGCGGAACGCGGTCGCCTCATGCAGGAAGCCTGCGAGCAAACCACCGGCACCATGGCCGCCGTCATCGGGGAATCCCGTGAAGCCGTGAATGCGCTGTGCGCCGATTTCGACGTGCAGGCCGCCAATTTCAACGCTCCGGGCCAGATCATCATCTCCGGCGAGCAGGCCAAAGTCGCCGCCGCCGTCGAAGCCGGCAAAGCCCGTGGCATGAAACGCGTGCTGCCGCTCAACGTCGCCGGCGCTTACCACAGTCGTCTCATGGAGCCGGCGCGTGAAAAGTTCGCCGCTTATTTGGCCGACATCCCGTTTGCGGCCCCTCAATTGAAGGTCTTCACCAATACCACCGGCGCGGCCGTTTCCGATCCCGTTGCGATCAAGGAAGCCTTGGTCAAACAAGTCGTTTCCTCCGTGCTCTGGGAAGACTGCGTGCGGGCGGCAGTCGCGGCCGGAGCCGGCCCGTTGTGGGAGCTGGGCCCCGGTAAAGTTCTCGCCGGCATGGCCAAGCGCACCGAACGTGAGTGGGTCGTGAACAGCTTCGCCGAATTCGAGGATTTCTCCGCTTAA
- a CDS encoding type IV pilus twitching motility protein PilT encodes MTPHTEIFNDLLKLAVDSGVSDVVIKTNKPGYVRLAGKLKPVDMDPITGEEAKAWVDEHVPRVFKPLWEENNQVDFAYATEGIGRFRVNAFYQRGTVSVVLRHIKSKVPEFDELGLNGEPLLNLAKSKDGILLICGATGSGKSSTMAAMLNWINRNLDRHIVTIEDPIEYTFVDDKSVFQQREIGTDVPNFDLAIKAVLRQNPDIILIGEMRDRETFETAISAAETGHLVFSTMHAATVAQSLTRLFEFFPPEQLAQARRQIAGSLRGFICQKLIPTIEGEGRVPATEVMAADQTVKNLILEGENEKIQGLLNGGTDSASHSFNRDIMRLIKEGKISKADGVRYSPNPQALEMNLKGIFFK; translated from the coding sequence ATGACCCCTCATACCGAGATCTTTAACGACTTGCTCAAACTGGCGGTCGACAGCGGCGTCAGCGATGTCGTCATCAAAACCAACAAGCCGGGATACGTGAGATTGGCGGGTAAACTCAAGCCGGTGGACATGGATCCCATCACCGGTGAGGAGGCTAAGGCGTGGGTCGACGAGCACGTGCCGCGCGTCTTTAAACCGCTGTGGGAAGAGAACAATCAGGTCGACTTTGCGTATGCGACCGAAGGGATCGGCCGCTTTCGCGTAAATGCATTCTACCAACGCGGCACGGTCAGCGTGGTGTTGCGGCACATTAAGAGCAAAGTGCCGGAGTTCGACGAACTGGGTCTCAATGGTGAACCGTTGCTCAATCTCGCGAAATCCAAAGATGGCATCCTCCTCATCTGTGGGGCCACGGGATCGGGCAAGAGCTCCACCATGGCGGCCATGCTCAACTGGATTAACCGCAACCTGGACCGACACATCGTCACGATCGAGGACCCGATCGAATACACGTTTGTCGACGACAAATCCGTTTTCCAACAGCGGGAGATCGGCACCGACGTCCCTAACTTCGACTTGGCCATCAAAGCCGTTTTGCGCCAAAACCCCGATATCATCCTCATCGGTGAGATGCGCGATCGCGAGACGTTCGAGACTGCGATCTCGGCGGCGGAAACGGGGCATTTGGTGTTCTCCACCATGCATGCGGCGACGGTCGCGCAATCGCTCACCCGTTTGTTTGAGTTTTTCCCACCGGAACAACTGGCCCAAGCCCGGCGCCAAATCGCCGGATCGCTGCGCGGCTTCATTTGCCAAAAACTCATTCCCACCATTGAAGGCGAGGGGCGGGTGCCGGCCACGGAGGTGATGGCGGCGGACCAAACCGTGAAAAACCTCATCCTCGAAGGGGAGAACGAAAAAATCCAAGGATTGCTCAATGGAGGCACGGATTCCGCCAGCCACTCGTTCAACCGCGACATCATGCGACTCATCAAGGAAGGGAAGATCAGCAAAGCCGATGGCGTGCGCTATTCGCCGAACCCGCAGGCCCTGGAGATGAACCTCAAGGGCATCTTCTTCAAATAA
- the dapA gene encoding 4-hydroxy-tetrahydrodipicolinate synthase yields the protein MKQPSITGTITALVTPFSRGRVASGDLQKLVKAQLRAGISGLVPVGTTGESPTLTHEEHLDVIRTVVDTVAGKVPVIAGTGSNSTREAVALTKRAHDAGADAMLVVAPYYNKPSPAGLFLHFSQVAEATDRPIVLYSIPSRCGIDISVGTVEKLRAKYPHVRYIKEAGGSVDRVDQLKQALGRDITVLSGDDALTLPFMSVGAEGVISVASNLLPRQVIKMVNLAAANDFTKATKLHRKLYPIFKTLFIEPNPVPVKTAMKARKMIGSAEVRLPLCDISPENAAKLTATLANL from the coding sequence ATGAAGCAGCCCTCCATCACCGGCACAATTACCGCATTGGTGACCCCGTTTTCACGGGGTCGCGTCGCATCGGGCGACTTGCAAAAACTGGTCAAAGCGCAGCTCCGGGCCGGCATCAGCGGTCTCGTCCCCGTCGGCACGACCGGCGAATCACCCACGCTCACCCACGAAGAACACCTCGATGTCATCCGCACCGTGGTCGACACCGTGGCCGGCAAAGTTCCGGTCATTGCCGGCACGGGTTCCAACTCCACCCGCGAGGCGGTCGCCCTGACCAAGCGGGCTCACGATGCCGGTGCCGATGCCATGCTGGTCGTCGCACCCTACTACAACAAGCCCAGCCCCGCCGGTCTGTTCCTGCACTTTTCCCAAGTGGCCGAAGCCACGGATCGCCCCATCGTGCTTTACTCGATTCCCAGTCGGTGCGGCATCGACATCAGCGTCGGCACCGTGGAAAAACTCCGCGCCAAGTATCCGCATGTCCGCTACATCAAAGAGGCCGGCGGTTCGGTGGATCGAGTCGATCAACTCAAGCAGGCGCTCGGTCGCGACATCACCGTGCTCAGCGGCGACGATGCCCTCACCCTGCCCTTCATGTCCGTGGGGGCCGAGGGCGTGATCAGCGTCGCGTCCAACTTGTTGCCACGGCAGGTGATCAAGATGGTCAACCTCGCCGCGGCGAATGATTTCACCAAAGCCACGAAGCTGCACCGGAAACTCTACCCGATTTTCAAAACGCTTTTCATCGAGCCGAATCCCGTGCCGGTCAAAACCGCCATGAAGGCGCGCAAAATGATCGGCTCCGCCGAGGTGCGTCTGCCGCTGTGCGACATCTCGCCGGAAAACGCCGCCAAGCTGACGGCGACCCTCGCCAACCTCTGA
- the dapB gene encoding 4-hydroxy-tetrahydrodipicolinate reductase, translating to MSAPRLVIIGSAGRMGQSLITAAETLSLPVVATLDQGDDLAAGIAQGDVVIDFSFHAVTETVIDLTVAARKALVIGTTGHSFETKAQLSAKAAAIPCVWAGNYSVGVNLLFALTRRAAAVLGSDYDAEVIEMHHRFKKDAPSGTAARMLEIILEERNLDENALRHGRHGIPGERTDSEVGVHALRGGDVVGEHTAMFAALGERLELTHKATDRGIFARGAMRAAQWVSNQPAGVYDMQHVLGLD from the coding sequence ATGAGTGCCCCCCGACTTGTCATCATTGGTTCCGCCGGCCGCATGGGCCAATCGCTCATCACCGCCGCCGAAACGCTCTCGCTCCCCGTCGTCGCCACGCTCGATCAAGGCGACGACCTCGCCGCCGGCATCGCCCAGGGCGACGTCGTGATCGATTTCAGTTTCCACGCCGTCACGGAAACGGTGATCGATCTCACCGTCGCAGCGCGGAAGGCACTCGTGATCGGCACCACCGGACACTCCTTCGAAACCAAAGCCCAACTGAGTGCCAAAGCGGCGGCCATTCCCTGCGTGTGGGCCGGCAACTATTCCGTGGGCGTCAATTTGCTCTTTGCCCTCACCCGTCGGGCGGCGGCCGTGCTCGGGTCGGATTACGACGCCGAGGTGATCGAGATGCATCACCGCTTCAAGAAAGACGCGCCCAGTGGCACGGCGGCGCGGATGTTGGAAATTATCCTCGAAGAGCGAAACCTCGACGAGAACGCGCTGCGCCACGGCCGTCACGGTATCCCCGGCGAACGCACCGACTCCGAAGTCGGCGTGCATGCCTTGCGCGGTGGTGATGTGGTGGGCGAGCACACCGCCATGTTTGCAGCGTTGGGTGAACGCCTGGAACTGACGCACAAGGCGACGGACCGCGGCATCTTCGCGCGCGGTGCCATGCGCGCCGCACAGTGGGTGTCGAATCAACCCGCCGGCGTTTACGACATGCAGCACGTGCTCGGGCTGGACTAG
- the ruvA gene encoding Holliday junction branch migration protein RuvA, with protein sequence MITSITGPLAEISPLRAVVELNGLGYEVHIPVTTAERLPGPGEVVKLHTHVVYREDSQTLYGFAATEDRDFFRLLIEHVSGVGPKVALSIMSRLSLPLLESAIRDGDVATLSKCPGIGKKTAERLVVELRSRVGAPANATSPVAGGGSAASPAPATGGVVTDAVAALTVLGYKTADADKAVRQAMVALGGTPTTEQLIKRALGR encoded by the coding sequence ATGATTACTTCGATCACCGGTCCGTTGGCCGAAATCTCTCCGCTCCGCGCCGTCGTGGAGCTCAACGGCCTCGGCTACGAAGTGCATATTCCCGTCACCACGGCGGAACGGCTGCCCGGTCCGGGCGAAGTCGTTAAGCTCCACACCCATGTGGTGTATCGGGAGGACTCACAGACCCTCTATGGCTTCGCGGCTACCGAGGATCGCGATTTCTTTCGCCTGCTGATTGAGCACGTGAGCGGCGTCGGTCCCAAGGTGGCGTTGAGCATCATGAGCCGGCTCTCGTTACCGCTGCTGGAGAGCGCCATCCGCGACGGTGACGTTGCCACGCTTTCCAAATGCCCCGGCATCGGCAAAAAAACTGCCGAGCGCCTGGTGGTTGAACTCCGCAGCCGCGTCGGTGCGCCTGCCAACGCCACTTCACCGGTGGCGGGAGGCGGATCAGCCGCGTCGCCCGCACCGGCGACCGGCGGGGTGGTGACGGATGCCGTGGCCGCGCTGACGGTGCTCGGTTACAAGACAGCCGATGCCGACAAAGCGGTGCGCCAAGCGATGGTGGCTCTCGGCGGCACGCCGACGACGGAGCAGTTGATCAAGCGCGCACTCGGCCGCTGA
- a CDS encoding anti-sigma factor family protein, with product MNDERFIEQLNLYIDRELSQDDVREIEAAIAASPERQKIYAQYCKVERACQQVFAPVGQAPRPSIAALVAAAEAEEEAEVVAFRPAAAAPARSSGWGWGAATGLVAACAAFAVYFGSLQSDPALDALQGGQMATVTPSSEATRLGLDDDYTAANRQSDAYRTVLFLEQSPGENAQTLRVAAHSASDDPLAWMARMQFAPIRPIQVDSLEFKTAQPMPVRSLSAFAYPYPGLDDSPPISESAAFEFQR from the coding sequence ATGAACGACGAACGTTTTATCGAACAACTGAATCTCTACATCGACCGGGAGCTCTCCCAGGACGATGTGCGTGAAATCGAGGCGGCCATCGCCGCTTCACCGGAGCGTCAAAAAATCTACGCCCAATATTGCAAAGTGGAGCGGGCCTGTCAGCAGGTGTTTGCTCCCGTCGGCCAAGCGCCCCGGCCTTCCATCGCCGCATTGGTCGCGGCCGCCGAAGCTGAGGAGGAGGCCGAAGTGGTCGCATTCCGTCCCGCCGCGGCTGCTCCCGCCCGGAGCTCCGGTTGGGGGTGGGGAGCCGCTACCGGTCTCGTGGCCGCCTGCGCCGCATTTGCCGTCTATTTTGGCTCGCTGCAGTCGGATCCGGCGCTCGATGCCTTGCAAGGTGGCCAGATGGCGACCGTCACCCCGAGCTCCGAAGCAACCCGCCTGGGGTTGGATGACGATTATACGGCCGCAAACCGCCAATCGGACGCTTATCGCACCGTGCTGTTTCTTGAGCAATCGCCGGGCGAGAATGCCCAAACATTGCGCGTAGCCGCCCACAGCGCCTCGGATGACCCGTTGGCGTGGATGGCTCGCATGCAGTTTGCGCCCATCCGGCCGATTCAAGTCGACTCACTGGAATTCAAGACCGCCCAGCCCATGCCGGTGCGCAGCTTGAGTGCCTTCGCTTACCCTTACCCGGGGCTGGACGACTCCCCTCCGATCTCCGAGTCGGCGGCGTTTGAATTCCAACGCTAA
- a CDS encoding RNA polymerase sigma factor, whose translation MSTKAQEVALDQSLVHRFKNGDQAAFEEMVSRYWDRIYAMVHQLLRNPQDAEEVTQDAFIRAHRGLVNFRGDSAFSTWLYQIATNLARNRYWYWWRRKRDKTISFDQPVGDDNSTPLADIFVTEAETPEDATITQELVDSIADGMEKLSPKHREILILRNVKNLTYEEIAEILDISIGTVKSRIARARESLRSKLGEDFQ comes from the coding sequence ATGTCGACCAAAGCGCAAGAAGTAGCCCTGGACCAATCGCTTGTCCACCGTTTCAAGAACGGGGACCAAGCGGCATTTGAAGAAATGGTGAGCCGGTATTGGGATCGGATTTATGCGATGGTGCACCAGTTGTTGCGCAATCCGCAGGATGCCGAGGAGGTCACCCAGGACGCGTTTATCCGCGCCCATCGTGGTCTGGTGAATTTTCGCGGAGACTCCGCGTTTTCCACGTGGCTTTATCAGATCGCCACCAATCTGGCGCGCAACCGCTACTGGTATTGGTGGCGCCGCAAGCGCGACAAAACGATCTCGTTCGACCAGCCGGTGGGAGACGATAACAGCACACCACTCGCGGATATTTTTGTCACGGAGGCCGAAACCCCCGAAGACGCCACGATCACACAGGAACTGGTCGACTCCATTGCCGACGGCATGGAGAAACTCAGTCCCAAGCACCGCGAGATCCTGATTTTACGCAACGTAAAGAACCTAACGTATGAAGAGATCGCCGAGATTCTCGACATATCCATCGGCACGGTAAAAAGCCGAATCGCGCGAGCTCGGGAGAGCCTGCGCAGCAAGCTCGGGGAGGACTTCCAATGA
- a CDS encoding response regulator: protein MKRLIIIEDQTAIREMLVEILRLEPDYDLVGESGDGQSALALCLEKKPDLIVLDAKLPGLNGVDLLRRVVRQLPNLRVLVFSGYENPVLVREMLESGAHGFVEKTAGLFEFKKGLETVANGGTYFGPTVASLLRNVVANPAASSTADFLTDREREILQLVAESHSTKEIALKLGISVKTVDNHRTNLMRKLNLHDVASLTRYAVEIGLIESKTTL from the coding sequence ATGAAACGTCTGATCATAATTGAAGACCAAACCGCCATCCGAGAGATGCTGGTCGAGATCCTTCGTCTGGAGCCGGACTACGATCTGGTCGGGGAAAGCGGAGACGGGCAAAGCGCCCTCGCCCTTTGCTTGGAGAAAAAACCGGACCTTATCGTGCTCGATGCCAAACTCCCGGGATTAAACGGTGTGGACCTCCTGCGCCGCGTTGTCCGGCAGCTGCCCAATCTGCGAGTGCTCGTCTTTTCCGGTTATGAAAATCCCGTGCTCGTGCGTGAAATGCTCGAATCGGGCGCGCATGGTTTCGTGGAAAAAACCGCCGGCTTGTTCGAATTCAAAAAGGGCCTCGAGACGGTCGCCAACGGTGGCACCTACTTCGGCCCCACGGTGGCCTCGTTGCTGCGGAATGTGGTCGCCAACCCCGCCGCCAGTTCCACCGCCGATTTCCTCACCGATCGCGAACGCGAGATCCTTCAGCTCGTGGCCGAGAGCCACAGCACCAAGGAAATCGCGCTGAAGCTCGGGATCAGCGTGAAAACGGTGGACAACCACCGCACCAATTTGATGCGGAAGCTCAATCTCCACGACGTCGCCAGCCTGACGCGTTACGCCGTGGAAATCGGACTCATCGAGTCCAAGACCACGCTTTAA
- a CDS encoding sirohydrochlorin chelatase, producing the protein MSSFAPSICLLFDNGSLRAASTLSLRETAKALQPRIDVPVKAVSLLHSSGVSADQLGGVNAELVEPFLQRWAESGGQNVLLLPLFFGPSAALTEYLPERLEAQRKKYPAVRVRLAAPLVQAGDDSAALVARAIHREVKGTVADHALTNPRVLLTDHGSPQPAVAHVRDLIAGELGALVRDENFSVRATSMERRAGPDYAFNDPLLEQALAEIGASGGGDVVVALQFLQAGRHAGMAGDIAQICATAAEKYPRLRIKITKVIGRAPEVQELLWRRWQAAISSDA; encoded by the coding sequence GTGTCCAGCTTTGCCCCTTCAATTTGCCTGTTGTTCGACAATGGATCACTGCGTGCCGCTTCGACGCTGAGTTTGCGAGAGACCGCCAAGGCGCTGCAGCCTCGCATCGACGTGCCGGTGAAAGCCGTGTCGCTGCTGCATTCCAGCGGCGTATCCGCGGATCAACTCGGCGGTGTTAACGCGGAACTCGTCGAACCGTTTTTACAGAGGTGGGCCGAGAGCGGAGGCCAGAACGTATTGCTGCTGCCCTTGTTCTTCGGACCCAGTGCGGCGCTGACTGAATACCTGCCGGAACGTTTGGAGGCGCAGCGGAAAAAGTATCCGGCGGTGCGCGTGAGGTTGGCCGCGCCTCTGGTCCAAGCCGGCGATGATTCCGCGGCGTTGGTTGCTCGGGCCATTCACCGGGAAGTGAAGGGGACGGTGGCCGATCACGCGCTCACCAACCCTCGCGTTTTACTCACGGATCATGGCAGCCCGCAACCGGCGGTGGCGCATGTGCGCGATTTGATTGCCGGAGAATTGGGCGCACTTGTGCGCGATGAAAATTTCAGCGTCCGAGCCACCTCGATGGAACGTAGAGCGGGTCCGGACTATGCCTTTAACGATCCGTTACTCGAACAAGCCCTCGCGGAAATCGGGGCGTCGGGCGGAGGCGACGTCGTCGTGGCGTTGCAATTTCTCCAAGCCGGTCGTCATGCCGGCATGGCGGGCGACATTGCCCAAATTTGTGCGACGGCAGCGGAAAAATATCCGCGCCTGCGCATCAAAATCACAAAGGTGATCGGGCGAGCTCCCGAAGTGCAGGAGCTGCTGTGGCGCCGCTGGCAGGCGGCGATCTCATCCGATGCTTAA
- a CDS encoding OmpA family protein encodes MSVFAKKLVLVLTIATLGLTGCNKKPVRPDPGSTMIGPGGANGGAGFSDNLLNPGDVYTGDPLLGDYDSVLETRGGVIETDDMIRGLLEPVYFDFDQSGIKPSERIKLEAAIDYLNANPQYRLLLEGHCDWKGTAEYNLGLGDRRAGAARQFLETAGVGMSRLETASKGDLEAVENSDAAQASQDRRVDLVILKR; translated from the coding sequence ATGAGCGTATTTGCCAAGAAACTTGTTCTCGTCCTGACCATCGCGACCCTCGGCCTCACCGGCTGTAACAAGAAACCGGTGCGCCCCGATCCTGGCTCGACCATGATTGGCCCGGGTGGTGCCAATGGCGGCGCCGGCTTCAGCGACAATCTGCTCAACCCGGGCGACGTCTACACGGGTGACCCCCTCTTGGGCGACTACGACAGCGTCTTGGAAACACGCGGTGGCGTCATCGAAACCGACGACATGATCCGTGGTCTCCTTGAGCCCGTCTATTTCGACTTCGACCAGTCCGGCATCAAGCCTTCCGAGCGCATCAAGCTCGAAGCCGCCATCGACTACCTCAACGCCAACCCGCAATACCGTCTCCTGCTTGAAGGTCATTGTGACTGGAAAGGCACCGCGGAATACAATCTCGGCCTCGGCGACCGCCGTGCCGGTGCGGCCCGCCAATTCCTCGAGACCGCCGGCGTCGGCATGTCCCGTTTGGAAACGGCCTCCAAGGGTGACCTCGAAGCCGTCGAAAACAGCGACGCCGCCCAGGCCTCCCAGGATCGCCGCGTCGACCTCGTGATTCTGAAGCGATAG
- a CDS encoding M20/M25/M40 family metallo-hydrolase gives MFDPVEKLKEFIRHPSVSADSAFADGMKGAQSFVSELLQSIGFEVEVVQTDLHPIILASRGTDPSWPHVIIYGHYDVQPADPLNLWESEAFEPEQRGDRLYGRGTADNKGPLMTHIAAVGKLLEAEPDLPLRITFMIEGEEEMGSPSFPKFLEQYSERLKQADLVFLSDTGIPSEDQVVITCGLRGLVLFDIEVTTAKSDLHSGLHGGVLRNPIQALTEVCASLHGPDGRVNVPGFYDDVLDVEPWEKDELVKYGTDTEAYRKFLGIPAFYTAEGFTPFEAVRFMPTLDFNGIGGGYQGEGSKTVIPSKAMAKVSCRLVANQDPKKIRQLVYAAIRERAPKDVTLRLIDQHEGTPYVVVPPDRSNTPADQSPVLADAFRAADTAIADVFGKPPLYLREGGSVPIIADIKRVLGLDSVMFGLFLPEDNLHAPNESFHLGVMERGMKVSEQVLRKLAGR, from the coding sequence ATGTTTGATCCCGTTGAAAAACTGAAAGAATTCATCCGGCACCCGAGCGTGTCCGCCGATTCGGCCTTCGCCGATGGCATGAAGGGCGCGCAAAGTTTTGTGTCGGAGCTGCTGCAATCGATCGGCTTCGAAGTCGAGGTCGTGCAGACGGACCTGCATCCGATCATCCTCGCCAGCCGGGGCACGGATCCGTCTTGGCCTCACGTCATCATCTACGGCCACTACGACGTGCAACCGGCCGATCCCTTGAATCTGTGGGAGTCCGAGGCGTTTGAGCCGGAGCAGCGCGGGGATCGCCTCTACGGGCGTGGCACGGCTGATAACAAGGGGCCGTTGATGACGCACATCGCCGCCGTGGGCAAATTGTTGGAAGCAGAGCCGGACTTGCCGCTGCGCATCACTTTCATGATCGAGGGTGAAGAGGAAATGGGCAGCCCGAGCTTTCCGAAATTTTTAGAGCAATACAGCGAACGCCTCAAGCAGGCCGATCTCGTGTTCCTGTCCGATACCGGCATCCCGAGCGAGGATCAGGTCGTGATTACGTGCGGGCTGCGCGGGCTCGTGCTGTTCGATATCGAAGTAACGACCGCGAAGTCGGACCTGCATTCCGGTCTGCATGGCGGCGTGCTGCGCAACCCCATTCAAGCGCTGACGGAGGTGTGTGCCTCGCTGCATGGCCCCGACGGCCGCGTCAATGTCCCGGGGTTTTACGACGACGTGCTCGACGTCGAACCATGGGAAAAGGACGAACTGGTGAAATACGGCACCGACACCGAAGCCTACCGCAAATTTCTCGGTATTCCCGCATTCTACACGGCGGAAGGTTTCACGCCGTTCGAAGCGGTGCGCTTCATGCCCACGCTTGATTTCAACGGCATCGGCGGTGGTTACCAAGGCGAAGGCTCCAAGACGGTCATCCCGAGCAAGGCCATGGCCAAAGTGAGCTGCCGTTTGGTGGCCAACCAGGATCCGAAAAAGATACGGCAATTGGTCTACGCCGCGATTCGCGAGCGCGCTCCGAAGGACGTGACGCTTCGTCTCATCGATCAACACGAAGGCACGCCTTACGTGGTGGTGCCGCCGGATCGGTCCAACACCCCGGCGGATCAGTCTCCCGTGCTGGCAGACGCCTTCCGCGCAGCCGATACCGCCATTGCGGACGTCTTTGGTAAACCGCCGTTGTATCTGCGGGAAGGTGGCAGTGTGCCCATCATCGCGGACATCAAGCGGGTGCTCGGGCTCGACTCGGTGATGTTTGGGCTGTTCCTGCCGGAAGACAATCTGCACGCGCCCAACGAGAGCTTCCATCTCGGCGTAATGGAACGCGGCATGAAGGTGAGCGAGCAAGTGCTGCGCAAATTGGCCGGCCGGTAA
- a CDS encoding M48 family metallopeptidase codes for MKRLPLLALIGVLAAFFGGCTTVPETGRRQIIITSPAEEAQMGLSAFAQIKESEPISTNVMANDRITRIGRRIARSVGRDLPNANWEFVVFESNELNAFALPGGKVGVYTGLINLAESDDELAAVMGHEIAHVSSRHSGERYSQQILAAGLTVVADEGMKMAEMDPQKRQIAMATIGGGAQVGLLKYSRVHESEADTIGVRFAAGAGYDPRAAITFWQRMQKANEGRAEPWELLSTHPSNATRIRNLQQIAPKYVPLYLETKAKIENGTFYDEPASVTDTEIGAP; via the coding sequence ATGAAACGCCTGCCACTGCTCGCCCTGATCGGAGTCCTCGCCGCATTTTTCGGTGGCTGCACGACGGTCCCGGAAACCGGCCGCCGGCAGATCATCATCACCTCGCCCGCCGAGGAAGCGCAGATGGGGCTCAGCGCCTTTGCTCAGATCAAGGAGAGTGAACCAATTTCGACCAACGTGATGGCTAACGATCGCATCACGCGCATCGGCCGTCGCATTGCCCGCTCCGTGGGACGCGATTTGCCTAATGCCAACTGGGAGTTCGTGGTTTTCGAGTCCAATGAACTCAACGCGTTCGCGCTTCCAGGTGGCAAGGTGGGCGTTTACACTGGCCTGATCAATTTGGCGGAATCGGACGACGAGTTGGCCGCCGTGATGGGGCACGAAATCGCGCACGTTTCATCGCGCCATTCCGGCGAACGTTATTCCCAGCAAATTTTGGCCGCCGGACTCACGGTCGTGGCTGACGAAGGCATGAAGATGGCGGAGATGGATCCGCAGAAACGTCAAATTGCGATGGCCACCATTGGCGGCGGCGCCCAAGTCGGACTGCTCAAATATTCGCGGGTTCATGAATCCGAGGCCGATACGATCGGCGTGCGTTTTGCCGCAGGCGCAGGCTACGATCCCCGGGCGGCGATCACCTTTTGGCAGCGCATGCAAAAGGCCAATGAAGGCCGGGCGGAACCTTGGGAACTGCTTTCCACGCACCCGTCCAACGCGACTCGGATTCGCAATCTTCAGCAAATCGCCCCGAAATACGTGCCGCTCTATTTGGAGACCAAGGCGAAGATCGAGAATGGCACATTCTACGACGAACCCGCGTCGGTGACTGATACGGAAATCGGCGCGCCCTAA